Proteins from one Ketobacter alkanivorans genomic window:
- the moaC gene encoding cyclic pyranopterin monophosphate synthase MoaC, whose amino-acid sequence MTDLTHLDAQGRANMVDVTDKDITSREATAEALVRMQAETLNLITEGKHKKGDVFAVARIAGIQAAKKTSDLIPLCHPLMLSSVKVELTPLLDQNAVLITAVCKLAGRTGVEMEALTAVSVAALTLYDMCKAVDKGMVVEQIRLIEKLGGKSGHWQAEKEST is encoded by the coding sequence ATGACTGATTTAACACATCTGGACGCCCAAGGGCGCGCCAACATGGTGGATGTCACCGATAAAGACATCACCTCTCGGGAAGCAACAGCAGAAGCCTTGGTTAGAATGCAGGCTGAAACCCTTAACTTGATTACTGAGGGCAAGCACAAGAAAGGAGACGTGTTTGCAGTGGCTCGTATCGCGGGCATTCAGGCAGCCAAAAAAACCAGCGACCTGATTCCTCTGTGTCACCCACTGATGCTGTCATCGGTAAAAGTAGAGCTGACGCCTCTACTTGATCAGAATGCGGTTCTTATCACGGCAGTTTGCAAGCTGGCAGGGCGCACCGGCGTCGAGATGGAGGCCCTGACCGCGGTTTCCGTTGCGGCCTTAACGCTGTATGACATGTGCAAGGCGGTTGATAAAGGCATGGTGGTTGAGCAGATCAGACTGATTGAAAAGCTGGGTGGAAAGAGTGGCCACTGGCAGGCAGAAAAGGAATCAACATGA
- the moaD gene encoding molybdopterin converting factor subunit 1 → MIKVLFFARVRDQVGCAELDIELPAGVSDVAGFTATVKAMGAAFEQALSEPNVLIAVNQEMANSQMTVEDGDEIAYFPPVTGG, encoded by the coding sequence ATGATCAAAGTACTGTTCTTTGCCCGCGTGCGGGATCAGGTCGGTTGCGCTGAGCTGGACATCGAATTACCGGCCGGTGTATCCGACGTGGCGGGTTTTACTGCGACTGTCAAAGCCATGGGTGCCGCGTTCGAACAAGCGCTGTCTGAGCCCAATGTTTTGATTGCAGTAAACCAGGAAATGGCGAATTCGCAAATGACCGTGGAAGATGGCGACGAAATTGCTTACTTTCCGCCGGTTACTGGAGGCTGA
- the moaE gene encoding molybdopterin synthase catalytic subunit MoaE produces METHVHGSVDTLINIRVEPQGFDVGAEYNLLRERSENSGAIVLFTGLVRDFNADGAIDGIILEHYPAMTQKTLQTIVQRALSKWQLDAVTIIHRVGKLLNHDQIVLVGVSARHREAAFDGASFIMDFLKTEAPFWKKEVTPQGDAQWVDAKVSDQRARERW; encoded by the coding sequence GTGGAAACTCACGTGCATGGGAGCGTCGATACCCTCATCAACATTCGCGTAGAGCCTCAGGGTTTCGATGTCGGCGCAGAATACAACCTCCTGCGGGAGCGATCCGAAAACAGCGGTGCAATCGTTTTGTTTACCGGGTTAGTGCGCGATTTTAATGCGGATGGAGCCATCGACGGCATCATTTTGGAGCATTATCCTGCCATGACACAGAAAACGTTGCAGACGATTGTGCAGCGGGCGCTAAGCAAGTGGCAGTTAGATGCGGTCACCATTATTCACCGGGTTGGCAAATTGCTTAACCATGATCAGATCGTACTAGTGGGGGTTTCTGCTCGTCATCGCGAAGCCGCTTTTGATGGTGCCAGCTTCATCATGGATTTCCTCAAGACAGAGGCACCATTCTGGAAGAAAGAAGTCACCCCGCAAGGCGACGCACAATGGGTGGACGCGAAAGTTTCAGATCAGCGGGCTCGTGAGCGCTGGTGA
- a CDS encoding pseudouridine synthase, whose translation MYKPTLSSNRIILLNKPFQVLCQFSPHEGKTTLAEYIQQPSIYPAGRLDYDSEGLLLLTGDGQLQHRLTDPKHKLPKTYWAQVEGEVSEQALAQLRHGVMLKDGKTRAALAERISEPSVLWQRNPPIRRRVNIPTSWIQLTISEGRNRQVRRMTAAVGYPTLRLVRAAIGPWSIGSLQPGESCIETVPENLLKAASKTTSNKPAKSRKAAPESSKQQKPRHQRSRAR comes from the coding sequence ATGTATAAGCCAACGCTGTCTTCAAATCGAATTATATTGCTTAATAAGCCCTTTCAAGTGCTATGTCAGTTTTCCCCTCACGAGGGCAAAACCACCCTTGCTGAGTATATCCAACAGCCGTCTATCTATCCTGCAGGTCGACTGGATTACGATTCTGAAGGACTCTTGTTACTGACCGGTGATGGCCAATTGCAACACCGCCTGACCGACCCCAAACACAAGCTGCCTAAAACCTATTGGGCTCAAGTGGAAGGAGAAGTTTCCGAGCAAGCACTGGCGCAATTGCGACACGGGGTAATGCTGAAAGATGGCAAAACCCGCGCGGCCTTGGCCGAAAGAATAAGCGAGCCAAGTGTGTTATGGCAGCGCAACCCGCCCATTCGACGCCGGGTCAATATTCCTACCAGCTGGATCCAACTGACCATCAGCGAAGGCCGTAACCGTCAAGTTAGACGCATGACCGCTGCGGTGGGCTACCCTACCCTGCGCCTGGTGCGCGCCGCAATTGGACCTTGGTCTATCGGGTCGTTACAGCCCGGTGAATCCTGCATCGAAACGGTGCCCGAGAATCTATTGAAAGCAGCCTCAAAAACCACATCTAACAAGCCCGCCAAATCACGCAAAGCCGCCCCTGAATCCAGCAAACAACAAAAGCCGCGTCACCAGCGCTCACGAGCCCGCTGA
- the icd gene encoding NADP-dependent isocitrate dehydrogenase encodes MGYQKIRVPADGDKITVNADLSLNVPNHPIIPYIEGDGIGVDITPVMLKVTDAAIEKAYGNKRSIAWMEVYCGEKSTKVYGPDDWMPEETFEALREYIVGIKGPLTTPVGGGIRSLNVALRQELDLYVCQRPVRWFRGVPSPVHCPEKTNMVIFRENSEDIYAGIEWKADSEQAKKVIRFLQEEMGVTKIRFPEGCGIGIKPVSKEGSQRLVRKAIQYAIDNDETSVTLVHKGNIMKYTEGAFKDWGYELAVERFGAEPLDGGPWHTFKNPKTGRDIIVKDVIADAFLQQILMRPDEYSVIATLNLNGDYISDALAAEVGGIGIAPGANIGGSVAVFEATHGTAPKYAGQDKVNPGSLILSAEMMLRHMGWTEAADLIINGMQGAIEAKTVTYDFERLMPDATLLRCSEFGDAIISHMED; translated from the coding sequence ATGGGGTACCAAAAGATTAGGGTCCCAGCAGATGGTGACAAAATCACCGTTAACGCTGACCTGTCCCTGAATGTCCCGAACCATCCCATCATTCCTTATATCGAAGGAGACGGGATCGGTGTGGATATCACGCCGGTAATGCTGAAAGTTACCGACGCAGCAATAGAAAAAGCCTATGGCAACAAGCGTTCCATCGCATGGATGGAAGTTTATTGCGGCGAAAAATCTACGAAAGTGTATGGCCCCGATGATTGGATGCCAGAAGAAACCTTTGAAGCGTTGCGCGAATACATCGTGGGTATCAAAGGCCCACTCACCACACCAGTAGGTGGCGGTATTCGATCGTTGAACGTGGCACTGCGTCAAGAACTCGATTTGTATGTGTGTCAGCGCCCGGTGCGCTGGTTCCGTGGTGTGCCAAGCCCGGTGCATTGCCCAGAAAAAACCAACATGGTGATTTTCCGTGAGAACTCGGAAGACATCTACGCCGGTATCGAATGGAAAGCCGATAGCGAGCAAGCCAAGAAAGTCATCCGCTTCCTACAGGAAGAAATGGGCGTGACTAAAATCCGCTTCCCAGAAGGTTGTGGTATAGGCATCAAGCCGGTTTCAAAAGAAGGCAGCCAGCGCCTGGTTCGTAAAGCGATCCAGTACGCGATTGATAACGATGAAACCTCGGTTACCCTGGTTCACAAGGGTAATATCATGAAATACACCGAGGGTGCCTTTAAGGATTGGGGTTACGAATTGGCGGTAGAACGCTTTGGTGCTGAGCCTCTGGATGGCGGCCCATGGCACACCTTCAAAAACCCAAAAACCGGTCGTGACATCATTGTTAAGGATGTGATCGCAGATGCCTTCCTGCAGCAGATTTTAATGCGCCCTGACGAGTACAGCGTAATTGCAACGCTGAACCTCAATGGCGATTATATTTCTGATGCGTTGGCGGCAGAAGTGGGCGGTATCGGTATTGCCCCTGGTGCCAATATCGGCGGCAGTGTTGCGGTGTTTGAAGCAACTCACGGTACTGCTCCCAAGTATGCAGGCCAAGACAAAGTTAACCCAGGCTCTTTGATCCTCTCGGCCGAGATGATGTTGCGCCACATGGGTTGGACTGAAGCGGCAGATCTTATTATCAATGGTATGCAAGGCGCTATCGAAGCCAAAACCGTCACCTACGATTTTGAGCGTTTGATGCCCGATGCAACTCTGTTGCGTTGTTCCGAGTTTGGTGATGCCATTATCAGTCACATGGAAGACTGA
- a CDS encoding cold-shock protein, which yields MATGKVKWFNNAKGYGFIRPDTGGEDLFVHYSYICMDGYRSLKAGQQVTYDEREAPKGLHAVNIAIIGIDQDSTSEQETYADDPVGATELHHTIHAEAV from the coding sequence ATGGCAACCGGGAAAGTGAAATGGTTCAATAACGCCAAGGGTTACGGCTTCATTCGTCCGGACACAGGTGGAGAAGATTTGTTTGTTCATTACTCCTACATCTGCATGGATGGGTACAGAAGCCTGAAAGCGGGACAGCAAGTTACCTACGATGAAAGGGAAGCGCCAAAAGGTCTTCATGCCGTTAACATCGCGATTATCGGTATAGATCAAGATAGCACCTCCGAACAGGAAACCTACGCCGACGATCCAGTTGGTGCGACTGAGTTGCACCACACGATCCACGCCGAAGCCGTTTAA
- the clpS gene encoding ATP-dependent Clp protease adapter ClpS, with protein sequence MESMGGEPSSPDTELDDGIAVEESKPDLAPPPLYKVVMLDDDFTPMEFVVDVLQLFFGMNREQATQIMLTVHTQGRASCGTFTKDVAETKVAQIIKFARENQHPLMCEVERFQ encoded by the coding sequence ATGGAAAGCATGGGAGGCGAGCCATCCAGTCCGGATACGGAGCTTGATGACGGCATTGCGGTTGAGGAATCGAAGCCGGATCTGGCACCGCCGCCGCTGTACAAAGTAGTGATGCTGGATGATGACTTTACGCCGATGGAATTTGTAGTAGACGTGTTGCAGTTGTTCTTTGGCATGAATAGAGAGCAGGCCACGCAGATTATGTTGACGGTACATACCCAGGGAAGAGCCAGTTGTGGCACCTTTACCAAGGATGTTGCGGAAACTAAGGTGGCGCAGATAATTAAGTTTGCAAGGGAGAATCAACATCCCTTGATGTGTGAAGTGGAAAGGTTTCAATAG
- the clpA gene encoding ATP-dependent Clp protease ATP-binding subunit ClpA — protein MLSKDLEVTLNLAFRDARTKRHEYMTVEHLLLALLDNEAASTVLKACGTDLDELRSDLANFVDETTPLIPSSDSDRETQPTLGFQRVLQRAVFHVQSSGKKEVTGANVLVAIFSEQESQAVYFLKKQSVARIDVVNYIAHGISKVSDETHNLEDHSHDVHEDDQVSEGAGKSPLEAYASNLNEQAMAGRIDPLVGRDEEVERTVQILCRRRKNNPLLVGEPGVGKTAIAEGLAKRIVDKEVPDAIDDCVVFSLDLGALLAGTKYRGDFEKRFKALLAELQKKSNAILFIDEIHTIIGAGAASGGVMDASNLLKPMLASGDIKCIGSTTFQEYRGIFEKDRALARRFQKIDVVEPSVEDTFEILKGLKSRFEEHHDIKYSNKALKAACELSARYINDRHLPDKAIDVIDEVGAYQRLLPPSKRKKVISVADVEAIVSKIARIPPKTVSANDKELLSNLERDLKMVVFGQNDAIDALSSAIKLARAGLSHPDRPIGSFLFAGPTGVGKTEVTKQLAKVMGMELIRFDMSEYMERHTVSRLIGAPPGYVGFDQGGLLTEAVTKSPHAVLLLDEIEKAHPEVFNLLLQVMDHGTLTDNNGRKADFRNVILVMTTNAGAESVARASIGFTQQDHTTDGMEAIKRMFTPEFRNRLDSVIQFHNLDMEIIKGVVDKFLTELQAQLDDKRVMLDVDDAARNWLAEKGYDKDMGARPMNRLIQEKLKRPLAEKILFGELSENGGTVHISEEDGELIFDTEPA, from the coding sequence ATGTTAAGCAAAGATCTGGAAGTCACATTAAATCTGGCATTCAGAGACGCTCGTACCAAGCGTCATGAGTACATGACTGTTGAACACCTGCTGCTGGCATTGCTGGATAATGAAGCCGCATCAACAGTTCTGAAAGCCTGCGGAACCGATCTGGACGAGCTTCGTTCAGATTTGGCCAACTTTGTGGATGAAACCACACCACTGATTCCCTCTAGCGACAGCGATCGCGAAACCCAGCCTACGCTTGGTTTTCAGCGCGTGTTGCAGCGGGCCGTATTCCACGTGCAGTCTTCCGGCAAGAAGGAGGTCACCGGTGCTAACGTGTTGGTGGCAATCTTCAGTGAGCAGGAAAGCCAAGCTGTGTATTTCCTCAAAAAGCAAAGTGTCGCCCGTATTGATGTGGTGAACTACATCGCTCACGGGATCTCCAAGGTGTCTGATGAAACTCACAACCTGGAAGATCACAGTCACGATGTGCATGAGGATGACCAGGTTTCAGAAGGCGCCGGTAAATCGCCACTGGAGGCCTACGCCAGCAACTTGAATGAACAGGCTATGGCAGGGCGAATCGATCCTCTGGTGGGGCGCGATGAGGAGGTCGAGCGCACAGTTCAGATTCTGTGTCGTCGCCGCAAAAATAACCCTCTGTTAGTCGGTGAACCCGGTGTCGGTAAAACGGCAATTGCCGAAGGCCTTGCCAAGCGTATTGTCGACAAAGAAGTGCCCGACGCTATCGATGATTGCGTAGTGTTTTCGCTGGATCTCGGTGCGTTGCTGGCTGGTACCAAATACCGTGGTGATTTTGAGAAGCGCTTCAAAGCCTTGCTGGCCGAGTTGCAGAAGAAGTCTAACGCCATCCTGTTTATCGATGAGATTCATACCATCATTGGTGCAGGCGCTGCGTCTGGCGGTGTGATGGATGCTTCGAATCTGTTGAAGCCGATGCTGGCTTCCGGTGACATTAAGTGTATTGGTTCCACAACATTCCAGGAATACCGCGGCATCTTTGAGAAAGATCGGGCGTTGGCTCGACGCTTCCAGAAGATTGATGTAGTGGAGCCAAGCGTTGAAGATACTTTTGAAATTTTGAAAGGTCTTAAGTCGCGCTTCGAAGAGCATCATGATATCAAGTACTCTAACAAAGCGCTGAAAGCGGCTTGTGAGTTATCGGCCCGCTATATTAACGATCGGCACTTGCCTGACAAAGCCATTGACGTCATTGATGAGGTCGGTGCTTATCAGCGTTTGTTGCCACCCAGCAAGCGTAAGAAGGTAATCTCGGTTGCCGATGTAGAAGCGATTGTGTCCAAGATTGCGCGCATTCCTCCAAAAACGGTTTCTGCCAACGACAAAGAGCTGTTGTCGAATCTTGAGCGCGATCTGAAGATGGTGGTGTTTGGGCAGAATGATGCAATTGATGCGCTCTCAAGTGCGATCAAACTGGCTCGGGCTGGTTTGAGTCATCCCGATCGTCCGATTGGATCCTTCCTGTTTGCCGGCCCTACTGGGGTAGGTAAAACTGAGGTTACCAAGCAGTTGGCGAAAGTCATGGGTATGGAGCTTATCCGCTTCGATATGTCTGAGTACATGGAGCGTCACACGGTGTCACGTTTGATTGGTGCGCCTCCGGGGTATGTAGGTTTTGATCAGGGCGGCCTGTTGACTGAAGCCGTCACTAAATCGCCCCATGCGGTGCTGCTGCTGGATGAGATTGAGAAGGCTCACCCAGAGGTGTTTAACCTGTTGCTGCAAGTGATGGATCACGGCACCCTGACTGACAATAACGGCCGCAAGGCGGATTTCCGCAACGTTATCCTGGTTATGACCACCAACGCCGGTGCAGAGTCGGTTGCTAGAGCCTCTATCGGCTTCACGCAGCAGGATCATACTACTGACGGAATGGAAGCCATCAAGCGCATGTTTACACCTGAGTTCCGCAACCGTTTGGATTCCGTTATTCAGTTCCACAACCTGGATATGGAAATCATCAAGGGAGTGGTGGACAAGTTCCTTACAGAGCTTCAGGCCCAGCTGGATGATAAGCGTGTTATGTTGGATGTGGATGACGCTGCGCGTAATTGGCTGGCAGAGAAAGGCTACGACAAGGATATGGGTGCCCGCCCGATGAATCGTTTGATTCAGGAGAAGCTGAAACGTCCGCTGGCAGAGAAGATTCTGTTTGGCGAGCTATCAGAGAATGGCGGTACCGTTCATATTTCCGAAGAAGACGGCGAGCTGATATTCGATACAGAGCCTGCCTGA
- the infA gene encoding translation initiation factor IF-1, translating to MSKEDSIEMEGTITDTLPNTMFRVELDNGHVVTAHISGKMRKNYIRILTGDRVKVEMTPYDLSKGRITYRVR from the coding sequence ATGTCGAAAGAAGATTCCATTGAAATGGAAGGTACCATTACTGATACCCTTCCCAACACCATGTTCCGTGTGGAACTGGACAACGGGCACGTTGTAACGGCCCACATTTCCGGAAAGATGCGCAAAAACTACATTCGCATACTCACCGGTGATCGCGTGAAAGTAGAGATGACACCTTACGATTTGTCGAAGGGCCGCATCACTTACCGCGTACGCTGA
- a CDS encoding arginyltransferase encodes MTDLAAVKFFVTPLHQCSYLPRNDAITLFADPKANLDHNLYSELSEVGFRRSGNYLYRPHCRQCSACIPVRIPVEHYHLSRKHKRIWNRNSDLSIKQVPAEFNDEHYELYARYIEAKHRDGDMYPPTPEQYESFLLSDWGKTCFFEFRDPQGKLLAVAVSDIMENGLSAVYTYYCTESSKRSLGVMAVLWQIEETKRMGLPALYLGYWIKDCQKMKYKTEYRPLEMYVNNHWVSVSL; translated from the coding sequence ATGACGGATCTCGCAGCAGTAAAATTTTTTGTTACTCCATTACATCAATGCAGTTATTTGCCTCGCAATGACGCTATCACCCTGTTTGCCGATCCGAAAGCCAACCTTGATCACAACCTTTACAGCGAACTGTCCGAAGTTGGGTTCAGACGCAGCGGCAACTACCTGTACCGACCTCACTGCCGTCAATGTTCTGCCTGCATACCGGTGCGCATCCCAGTGGAGCACTATCACCTGTCTCGCAAGCACAAACGCATCTGGAATCGAAACAGCGACCTCTCCATTAAACAAGTGCCTGCAGAATTCAATGATGAGCACTACGAACTCTATGCGCGCTACATCGAGGCCAAACATCGTGATGGCGACATGTACCCCCCCACCCCGGAGCAGTATGAATCCTTTTTGCTCAGCGATTGGGGCAAGACCTGTTTTTTCGAGTTTCGCGACCCCCAAGGCAAGCTGCTGGCGGTAGCGGTCAGCGACATCATGGAAAATGGCCTCTCTGCGGTATACACCTATTACTGCACCGAAAGCTCAAAACGCAGCCTGGGGGTAATGGCGGTTTTGTGGCAGATCGAAGAAACCAAAAGAATGGGTTTACCCGCACTTTATCTTGGATACTGGATAAAAGACTGCCAAAAAATGAAGTATAAAACCGAATATCGCCCGCTTGAGATGTATGTTAACAACCACTGGGTGTCGGTTTCTCTTTAA
- the aat gene encoding leucyl/phenylalanyl-tRNA--protein transferase: MPVLGFHTQDFPPIEHALGDPNGLLAAGGDLTPERLVDAYSKGIFPWFDADQPILWWSPSPRAVLFPDQLHISRSLNKTLRKQRYHVTMDAAFPEVIQACSEPRQYSDGTWITAEMIDAYIHLHELGYAHSVESWEGDHLVGGVYGIALGKIFFGESMFSRQTDASKVAFVHLVNQLKCWGFQLIDCQVENPHLVSLGSTNIPRHQFKAMLQQHVPVIDDLRTTVQPKWSLNWQHCV, encoded by the coding sequence ATCCCTGTCCTGGGCTTTCATACCCAGGACTTCCCCCCTATCGAGCACGCACTGGGTGATCCCAACGGTCTGCTGGCCGCCGGTGGAGATTTAACCCCTGAGCGTCTTGTTGATGCTTATTCAAAGGGCATATTTCCCTGGTTCGACGCCGACCAACCCATACTTTGGTGGTCCCCCAGCCCCCGAGCGGTATTGTTCCCCGATCAACTGCACATCTCCCGCAGCTTGAACAAAACCCTGCGCAAACAGCGCTATCACGTCACCATGGATGCAGCGTTTCCCGAGGTTATTCAGGCCTGCTCAGAGCCCAGGCAATACAGCGACGGCACCTGGATCACTGCTGAAATGATTGACGCCTACATTCACCTGCATGAGCTTGGCTACGCCCACTCTGTGGAGTCCTGGGAGGGAGATCATTTGGTGGGGGGCGTTTACGGCATTGCGCTGGGCAAAATATTCTTCGGCGAATCCATGTTCAGTCGCCAAACAGACGCCTCCAAAGTGGCGTTCGTTCACCTCGTAAACCAACTCAAGTGCTGGGGCTTTCAGCTTATTGACTGCCAGGTTGAAAACCCTCATCTGGTTAGCCTCGGTTCTACCAACATCCCCCGCCACCAGTTCAAAGCCATGCTGCAGCAACATGTTCCTGTAATTGATGATTTGCGCACCACCGTTCAGCCAAAATGGTCACTGAACTGGCAACATTGTGTCTAG